CACAAGCCGCTGGCAGCTTAGGATGCCCAAGCACAGGTGTCTCTGGAGACCTTCACTCTTCTGCTACagttcaggacagcctgaacTGCTGCTACCCGGAGCTGGTACTGTCAGCTTCTGGCCCCGGCAGGAAGAACCATGAAGTCTGTGGATGAAACACAGGGAGAAGATGAATGGCCACACTGCTCTGTCCTTGCCTGGCCAGATTCAAGAGGCCTCCAGGGCTAGGATTCAGACACCTGACACCTGGTAGCAGGATAAGGCTCCTTGTGCATCCAGTGCAGCCCTCCACAGTTCAGGAACCAGAGCCACCCCTTCCTCCCAGCAGAGCAATGCACTCATCTGTCACTACGCTCCCTCCCTCACACAGATCCAGGAGCAAATGCAGCTATGGTTCCTAGGCATCATCTTCCCTGGAGAAACTGCAGACTTAAACAAACAATTGCATGGCAGTTGCCCTGGGAAGCGCTGGAAACAAAAAGGAACTTCTAACATTGAGTTAACAACCAGGACCTTTATTTCATTCAGTGGGGTATGGGAAGGAGAATGGATGGGGAGACAGCAGTTGGCTGAAGGGGAAGATCAGAAGGAACTCGGTGGTCCTGAAAGAAATGTGGCACTTTAAGAATGTAAACAAAAATGGGCCAGTGATTCAGGCACAGGAGGCAAGACTGTGATCTGGGAGAAAGGCAGGTGTGATGAAGGGCAGGTGACAGGCTGTAGACAAGAGACAAGGTCTTTTGTGACCTAAACAAAAATTCCCCACAGCTTCTAGTTGCCAGGCCATGAGGCAGGCTATGGGGATGACGTGGCGAATGAGGAGGGACTGTCCTTGTGGCCATGATGCTTATGTCCCCTGCTGCGTCCTCAGTCACTTGGAGCATCAGTGGTTGCCCTGGAAATGAAGATGGTGGATGTCTACCTGCCCAGAGAAGGATCCAGGAACCAGACCCCTTGCTGAAGGCTTCATGGAGAATGATCCTGAAGCAAGAAGGAAACACTGATTTATTACTGGTCTGATCACTGCTGCAGCAGCATCCCCACAAAACCCTAGGCCAGTCCTAAGGAGGGTGTCACTGGGCACCCAGTTAGGAAATGATGGTGGCCAGGCTAGAGCTCCTGAGCTGATCAAGTTGGGACCCCCTGCAAGACACAGCGGGGCTGGCAGGGGAGAAACTGGAGTGGGAGAGTGTGGAACCTAAGACagcaagaaagaggagggaagccACAGATCCTGTTCCCAGGCATCCCAGAAGTCCACGCGGTTCGAGTGGAGGCCACAGCTAGATGTACCAGAGCTTCCTAAGGCCAGAAGGAGCACCTGTGAAGGAAGAGTAGACTCTGTCCCCATCTCTGAATGGCCAGAGGTGCTCATGAACTCACAGGCCCTGTGCTGAGCTGTGTCTTCATACAGGCACTGCAGGGAGCAAAACCGGTCAGTACGTTTGGCAGTTTAGGATTAGAACTATGTAACCTGTACACTGGTGTGAGCTATACAGGTTCTGTGTGTTCACAAAAACATTAGAGCAAAACCATAAACCAGTGCTGAGGTTCCGTGGAAGTTCTCTATGAGTTATACCCCCAGCACTGCTACAGTTCCTAGAGGCAGGCTGCTGCTGAGCCATAGGAACCCTGCCATCTATCTGCAGAGATCCTGAATCTTCTAGACACTGGCAGGGCAGAGGGCCGCTGCTTTTCCAGCAGGGTCTTGAGGCCCCTAACAGTCCTGAGACACTCTAAGATAGCCAATCTGAACATCCCAGTGGCATGGATTGCTGACCCACCTTATCCTGCCTCAATATTACAACAAAGAAATACCCAGAACAAGGACTGAGGTAGATAGGCCTAGCTGGCAGGAGAGTGCCACAGAGAGGGACAATGTGAAGGTCAGGGCCTGTCCAAGGACCCTTTATGCTGAAATGTGTCCTTCAAAACCAGGGTGAGGACCCCTAACTATGAGCAAAGGATGGTGAGAGCCACCCTCTGTGGTTCCTGTGACAGCTGCAGATGAGTGATTGTCCTCTGGCTCACCTGTGCAGTGGTCCCCACAGGTTCACTGTTTCCCTGTGCAGTGGTCCCCACAGGTTCACTGTTTCCCTGTGCAGTAGTGCCCACAGGTTCACTGAGGCTCAGGACACTTCCTAACTGGGTCTCTTAAAAATGCCACAGGAGCACAAGACAGGAGGCCAGCTGAGTGGGAGACAGGACCATCCTCTTCCAAGGcctccttttcttgctttcagtagaccagcacccccaccccatctcagcCCATGGGAGTCCATCCCCCACTCTTCATCCCCATAAAGACTTTGAACTGGGGCAAGGGACAAGGGCTAGTATGGAGCTGACTTTTCTAGGACCAGGCCATAAAAGCTCAGGCTCCTACAAGCCAGCCAAGTCAGCCCCTCCCAAGAACACCCTATCAGGCTGGCCTAGCACCCTCCCCCTGCCTGCCAAGGGCAGCACAAGAGCAGACCTCCCTTCTGCCATTCCCTCCTGTCCCCACGCTCTCTGCCACTGAAGAGAGTCTCCTCCATGCCTCGGCACCCCAAGGAGCACCTGATGAGTCACTTGGCAAGGTTCTTGTTTTCCTATGACTTCATACACTCATGGTACTGAGAACAGCGGCAGGGCTCACAGACACCCGTTTTGTGGTATAAGTCCTGCTCTGAGGATCAGAATGGCTGCCTGCTTTACACAAGGTCATCATTCATCCCATAACTTCACACAGGGGACAGATATTCCCCCCTCCCACTGGCAAGCCCATAGCTGTGCCAGAAGAGGTAGGATATGAACAGGCTGTCTATCCCTAAAACTCATTATCCTGCTGCTCATCAGTCCTTCCCTGGGAGATGTAGCAACCATTACCCAGACAAGCCAGAGGggttcctcttccctcctcacctGGCTGGGCTCCGAAGGTGCCTCTCATGCAGGCAGGTGCTTCCAGGTGCTGACAAAGGCCGTGGGGATGAGAGAGTAGGGCACGGTGGTGATGCAGTTCCATGTATCTGAAGTGGGGTCATAGCAGTCCAGGGTCTTACACCTCTGGGTCCCAAAGTAGCCTCCCACCACATACAGCTTGTTGCCCGAAGCCAGGGCATGACAGGACATGCGTTTGGCGGTCATGTCCCCAATCCGAGTCCACTGGTTGGTCTCACAGTCGAAGCGATAGGCTGAGGCTGCTGTGTACTCTGTGTCACCTCCCATAATGAAGATCTGGCTGCCCAGGACGGCGGCAGCTGTGTATCGCCAAGGCTGGGGACACTCCGCCTTGATTGTCCACCGGTTCTCGGAGGGGTCAAAACACTGGACTTTGGACACCATGTCCCGGTGGATGCTGGTCCCACCAAACACAAAGAGCTTCAGCTTGGCGCTCACTACTGCAGCATTGCTGACGCCATCTCTCATAGGGGCCACCATAGTCCACTTATTAGCCACAGGGTCATATTTTTCTACTTGTTTCAGGGAGACAGAAGGGGAGGCAGGGAAAATACCTGCTAGAGATGTATGTCCCCCCACCACGTAGAGACAGTTCTCCAGCTCAGCCGAGCCATGGCCAAAGCGGGCAATCAGCATGGGGGCTGCCTTGGACCATTCCTCGTGGACAGTGTCATACACCCAGACATCCTTAGAGACCCCATTCTCAGAGCCCCTCCCTCCCGTCACATAGACCTTGCAACCAATCGCAGAGGCGCTGAACTCCTTCCGGGGGCTTGGCAGATCTGCCTTGGGGATAATCTCCTTGGCTTTGTGGTCCACTTGGTAGATCTTGTCACACATGAAGGTCTGGCCTCCTAGGATGAGCAGAGTGTGACCTGCCTTGCGTGGCCGGGCAAAGGGACTGGTGACTACACCATCATTTTGCAAGATCTTGGTCTTGCAGCGGAAGGCCTCATCTATGATAAGCTTGGTGCACTCGTCCCCCATGAGGAGGGCCTCCCCAGATACTGCCTCCTTCAGGCAGTCAGAGGGCAGTAGGGCCAGCCGCACACTGCGCAGGAGCAGTGGCAGGTGAGCCTTCCTCTGCTCCGGGTCATGCTTCACCCACTGCAGGATGGCCTCAAAGACCACACGTTCATCCTCAGTCTCCAGCTCGTCACTGGAGATGAGGTCCAGCAGCGTGTCCTTAGACAAGCTGTTGAAGTCCTCGCTCTGCCGCACAGTCTCAAAGTGCACCAGGCACATGCGGCAAGAGAACTCATAGAGCCGTCGGCACTGGTGGGCATCAGACAGCAGCATCATGCCCAGGCAGTTGGAGGGGGAAAGGTTCTTCTCAAGGAACTCGGCAGCTGCATCCCGGACGTCATGGAACTGCAGCATGTCACCCGCCTCCAGCAGTGACTCTGCGTTCTCCTCATTGATGACGATGCGGGAGGAGTAGGCGAAGTCCAGCAGCAGCTCCAGCACCTCGGGGtgcaggttgtcctggaagttGACTGTATCATCCCGGCTTTCCCGCAGGCCGTGGCTGAACATGGCCTCAAAATATCGGCTGGAGGCAGCCAGCACTGCACGATGGCAGGGAAAGGCTCGGTCACCAGCCCAGAGTGTAACATCGGTGAACATACGGTGTTTACGTAGAGTGTTCAGGTGGGCCAGGACACAGTCAGGGTGTGAGGCCTTGTGGAAGAGGGAGATGTTCATGGAGCCTGTGCTGCTCCGAGACTTGCGGGTCTCGTGAACGCTGACAGACATGGTGTACCAACCTGCAGGGGGAATGACACCAGTAAGAAAGAGTGAATCCCATGCCCACCAGCCCTCTGCATAGCAACTTCTTCATGCTCAACTCAAATGccccactctcccttccctcctctgtccAGCTCTAGAGAACCAAACTTTCCTTCCTGCATCCCCAAAGATGTTGTAGGCAAGAAGGCCCTGGGCCTCACCCTGTCCTGCACAGACTAGCTTTGTTCTGCCAGGACTAGGCCTGTGACACACCTCTGGTTGCAGGGGTATGTAAGCACCCAATTTCATATTGGGATCtataatacacagacacacacacccctaatgGTATTGAGCTTCAGGTATTTGTATGCCTGGCAACATAGCCGTGAATCCAAATTCCTGATGCCATTGGTTAGGAACAGGGACCCTAAAGACCTCTCAGCTATTACTCTGTGGCCTTGGGAAAATTAATTTACCTCAAGGCATTTTCCCCCAACAATAAAGTACCAATAAAAGCAGTGGGCACTTTACAGTGTTTGGAAGTTACATCAGAATACTGTACTTACAATAGCCCAGATGTCCCTATTTACTCAGTCAACTGTCTCATTGTTGCTGTCACTACACCGTCCTGAATGAACACACAGGTAGGCATTCTAATCTTAGGCTATCAGTAGATTCTACTTAAGTCTGAGTtgtgtttttttgggtttttgtttggttggttagttgttttattttgtttttggtggtttgagacaaggcctctctaTGTAACACTGttatgtcctggaactccctttataGAGcagtgtggcctcaaactcagagatctgccagcctttgcctccccagtgctagtatgaaaggagtgcgccaccagaCTGAGAGGACTCAGTTTTTAATGActattttctataaaaaaaaaaaacatgttgaagGCTCTAGTCAAATGTGCTGGGTATGGGTCACTCCTGGAACTGTGAAGGTCACCAAAGCTGAGGTACTAGAGATGTGTCCAGGAAGTACTGCTCAGTCCCACAGGAAGTCCCAGAGGTGGAGGTTAATGTCTAGCACACACTTAGAACCCTCACTAAGCAGATGAATTTAAGTGGACATAAAACATGAGTCCTGTGACTGCACCAGTGCCATAAACATTCTAGGTACAGATGAGCAGACATAGGCCTCACGCAGACACTCCCACCTTCCAGGGAAAAAGCAGCCCTGTACACATACTTGTAACACGTAAATACCCTCACAGGGGCTGGGCCTCAGTGTACACAGCAATTGCCAACTCCCACAAGACCCTAGTTTACATCCCCACACCACAAAAACAAGACATGCCTTTCCCTACAACTAAAGGTGCAGGCTggctttacatttaaaaatgcaaatgaagacgggagtgatgactcagtagttaaaatcaatggctgctcttccagaggacttgagtttgatttccaaTAGTCACAAGCTCACAACCTTATgtaaactccagtcccaggggacctgacGCCCTCTTGCAGCCTCTGTGAAAGCAAAGACACAGACATaacacatgtaggcaaagcacccacatggctcagcagttaagggcagtGTGTTGTTCCtctagaggacctgaatttggttcccagcatcctgATCAGGTAGCTCCAGCATCAGGGGCTCCAACACCTCTGAGGGCACGTGCACTCATGTATACATATCCCTACACAGCACACTTATATacactttaaaaagaagacaagagcTGCCTTTCTCGATaggcactgtggcacacacctttaaccctagcacttacTTAAAAGGCCAAGGCAGGTAgaactggatctctgtgagtgaggccagctggtctacatagagatccaggccagccagggcttcatagaaagaccttgtctcaaaaatacatacatacatacatacatacatacatacatacatacatacatacatttcagTTGATCAGAAGTGTTTATATTTTTActatatacacattttattttggttttgttttcaatgctgttggtgttttttgataagtgggctggccttgaactcagaggtcagctttcctgagtcctgagattaaaggctgcaccaccaAGCTAAGTTCTCAGCACAAGCCACAAATAGCTGTTGTGGAAAGTCTGGAGTGAAGTCATAAGAGTTAGGGTGAACTGTGCCCTTGTCTCAGTCGGCTTCACGGCTCTGAGCTCACTCTGAGTGCCCTGCCTGACCCACACCTCCCCCACAGGAATAGGCTGACATGGGCATGCACCTAGACAGGACTGGGGAGCAGTGTTTGGTAATAGATTTCCTTTTCAGGTCACCAAACATTCCTGCCTCAAGTTTCACACAAAGAGCAGGATGGCAAGGTAACACTCACCCCTGAGCTCAACCTAACAGGGCAGGACAGACCTGCTTCCAGAACCTGTAAGACACATGGTCAGGTAAACAGCCTAGCCTTTTCCATCTGCTACTGAGGTCAAGATCAACGGTGCTGTGGTACTGTGTCCTTGGCAAGCCCCTGACATCATTCCCCCAAATTGGTCAGTGAGGTTATAGGTGAGTCCCACACACTAGCTCCCACCCCAACTTTCCTTGCCAGAACTTGGGACCAGAACTTGGGACAAGAAGAGAGATAGGAACTGCATTAGGATGAGCAAATGATTTCGTTTTCAAGACAGCGTCTCACTGCCTCACCCAAACTAACCGTAAACTTGCAATCCTCagattccaggtgctgagataaCAGGAATGGGAAGCCACATCCTGCCCCACCCCAAACCTTTTGACTTAGCACCTGGCAATGCCAATGGTAAGCACACTTGAAGAAGGATGGCCACATTAG
The DNA window shown above is from Cricetulus griseus strain 17A/GY chromosome 3, alternate assembly CriGri-PICRH-1.0, whole genome shotgun sequence and carries:
- the Klhl25 gene encoding kelch-like protein 25 gives rise to the protein MSVSVHETRKSRSSTGSMNISLFHKASHPDCVLAHLNTLRKHRMFTDVTLWAGDRAFPCHRAVLAASSRYFEAMFSHGLRESRDDTVNFQDNLHPEVLELLLDFAYSSRIVINEENAESLLEAGDMLQFHDVRDAAAEFLEKNLSPSNCLGMMLLSDAHQCRRLYEFSCRMCLVHFETVRQSEDFNSLSKDTLLDLISSDELETEDERVVFEAILQWVKHDPEQRKAHLPLLLRSVRLALLPSDCLKEAVSGEALLMGDECTKLIIDEAFRCKTKILQNDGVVTSPFARPRKAGHTLLILGGQTFMCDKIYQVDHKAKEIIPKADLPSPRKEFSASAIGCKVYVTGGRGSENGVSKDVWVYDTVHEEWSKAAPMLIARFGHGSAELENCLYVVGGHTSLAGIFPASPSVSLKQVEKYDPVANKWTMVAPMRDGVSNAAVVSAKLKLFVFGGTSIHRDMVSKVQCFDPSENRWTIKAECPQPWRYTAAAVLGSQIFIMGGDTEYTAASAYRFDCETNQWTRIGDMTAKRMSCHALASGNKLYVVGGYFGTQRCKTLDCYDPTSDTWNCITTVPYSLIPTAFVSTWKHLPA